DNA sequence from the Littorina saxatilis isolate snail1 linkage group LG9, US_GU_Lsax_2.0, whole genome shotgun sequence genome:
GTTAGGTTGAAGTGTACTCTTCGAATATTCTGATGAAAAAAGACCCTTTGATCACAATGTTCGCGATAACAATGCTTTATGTGACCACAGGTAGTTTCGGGACCATAGGCTCTTTTTGGACTCTCTAAAACTCCACGTAGGGGGTCCATTATTGACCCTGTAAACAtgaaaagtgggggtcccgggaccatCTAGGACAAgtgtccgtggggagccctgctgaGTATTAATTCTAGGCTGTAAATTctactcgaactcgaactcgaactcgaataCTTTATCGGCAATGCGCGATGACGTAGGTGTTCCCATGCACGCGTGATGCGTCGGCCATCTTGGTAAGCAGCACTGCCAGACATGGTTGCTTGTGACAGTGAAAATTGCAAAGTTCAGTGGTACCACACGGCATGTGTTGGACTTGATCATTTGCCAGGGAAAGATGATGCTTGGTTTTGTCCGGCTTGCCTTGACATGTCACTTTAGCTTAGTGTAGCTGTCTGGGGTTTTTCTGTCAGTGTCATGCTGTTTGAGGTTATAAGACTGAGTGACTGCATATTTTGAAGTATGTATTTGCCTAACTGTGCAAGTCTTGCACACTTacttgttgtttcatttgtgtgCCAAATctgaattcacacacacacacacacacacacattacaaatatttggTTGACTTCATAAACAAATGtgttctgtttttattttttatttttgtactgTGAGCACATGCACAGAAAAGTACAACATTGGAAAAAGAATGTGCAGCTGTCTACTAGTACTAGACTCATAGAATGTACATGCATGTGTATGTTATAATGATAATGTGACACAAAATAAATCTTTCTTCTGTCCCATACACATGACTTGAGCTGTTCACACATATGtgcctgttttagtgtttgttgGTGTGACTGTTACCTAATGTAAGCCATTTAAACTCTGAAAATAACAGAACAAATCACCATGTCACTGCACATACAAGTCAGAGCACAACAAGAAAGTTGTAAACACAATTCTGATACAATGGGATGATTCCAGAAtgctatacacacacatctTCAGCGTCAAACACAATCACACCACACTTGGACACATGTTGGTCAGGGCACAGCAAACAACCACTATTTTGTCGAGGAATGTTACATCCTCGCCTTCACAAGGCAGTATTAGATTGATGGGGATAGTACTACTCAGAATGGTATATTTCATTACAACATTGCCAATTACACGTTCAACATGGATCCTTAAATGTGCAATTTTCCTTGTCTGCTCAATGTCCTGGGAATGCATCTGACACTTTCCCCTTGTAAATGCAGGGATTTTCACCTCTGCACATGCAAGACCTACAATCTCCTCTATATCAAAGCCGCGATCTGCTAGCACTTTGTCTCCTGGTAACAGATGATTCAGAAATCCACTATTTTCTGTTATCATCTTATCACTTGCCTTCCCTCCCCACCCCTTCGACAGAAATGAAATAACCCCCTGTGGTGTTATGCCTATGAGATATTTCatggtgtggttgtgtttataATTTGACCATGTCTCTGAGCGAGCCCTACAATTTGAaggtttttcaataaaaatctcAAAGCAGTCAATGATCACAGCAACATTTCTTCCAAAGGCCTCAATGAACTCATGTGGCATGCTGTCATGCAGAGACTGCCTATCTGGCCAGTGAATAAGTCCCACTAAGCGTTCATACAGAACATTCATGGTTTCCACAAAAGTGTTTGTCACAGTGGAGCGATGCAATCCAAACATGTATGCAATGTGCTGGACAGGGAGATTTAGACGCAACCTCATCAAAGTTATGAGCAGCATGTTGAACGGTGAAAGCACTCTCCTATTGCCCTGTGGGAGATGAGGCTGAACAATGCCAAGAAGAACTGTTAGCATTGCAAAGCTCGGGAGACCTGTGTAGTACTTCACCATGTCATCATTGCCCTCAAATGCCTTCTGGTTCATTTGCTTTGCATCAAGCAATTCCTTCAAGGATTGATTTTCTTCTCTGAGACAATTAACTTCATCATTCAGTGCAGTAATTGGTTCAGAAGTAAAGTCTACCTGCACAGACTGTTCATGTAACAACTCTTCCTCAACGCCATCAGACAGACAGTCGGAATCTTGCAGAGTTGTTGAAGATCCGTCAACTTCATTCTGCTGCAGCGACGCATGTTTCCGCAAAGATCTCCCTTTTTGCCGCTCATGTCGGCCAAGGTTGGTCTGCTTGATTTCCTCATGTCCCAGGTGCAATGATGGGGCCCAGTCTGGGTCAGTTTCTGCCATCTCGTACGCTGGCTCACCTGCAATCATGATGGATTGGCACTTTTATTATAAGGAAAGGTATCGGTCATACCAAAATTCTATATGAAAGAAAATTCCAACATTAAAAAAAGTTCAATAAAATGACATTACTATGATGTATGAACATAAAATCAATGTGACTGAACATCCACATTAAACTCAGTCTACTCACATGAGTTTTGGAAATCATGATTTAGTGTCAACTGTACTCATATGCATAGACAAGTCAATCTATGACCGAGTTAGGTTagcagtgacactgacagtgtcaGATAGCTTCACATTCAAGTTGCTAACATATGACATTGTCAGCGATATATTGGTTCCACATTATAATAAAACAAACTTACCTTTGTGAAAATGACGAGAGCAAACACGAAGGCCATCCGATGAGTGCTCGAAAGTGATATTCGTGCGTCGGATTGCTGCAACCCATGATCTCCTTCTTCGCTCTGTCACAGCCTTGACATGCTCCCCCTCGCGAGTTTTCACCTTAGGAATTCGAAAAAAACGCAGACTTTCGTTTTTCTTTTGTCCTTTCCAGTTGTGACTCGCGTTTGTGCAGTTAACAACACAACAAGACGCTCCAGGAGCCATGATGACAGCCGAAGAACTTCCCAAACGCTAACTGAACCAGTACTAGCACTAGTAGCAGCCGAAGCACGCAATATCCTGCTTACCAAGATGGCCGCCGCTTAGAAAACCAGTGGCTGTGACGTCACGATCGCATTGCcgattaccgagggatgatagcattaggtccatatggtcctttctacATAAATATGAGCATGTGAATGTTGTTGTCTTTGTATATAGCACCTGACGTCGCAATGTTATAACTCAATGTCTTAATGTAACTTTCAATTTATAAAACAGCTATTCAATTTCAAAGATGCTTTTGATTTTTTCCACACAGTTGGGTCTTAAAATGATACAGGTTATGAAACGTTTTAATGGTGGTGGAAATATTCAGACACACATGCGTGTCGGTGCAACcatatttttgttgatttaattttaattttaattcaaGCCTGCTTTTGAATATACAATATATGATTTCTTAGTGGAAGTCCTAGGTATTTCTGGTATGAAGATATAAAATTAGTACTCGGTAAACGTATTTTGTCTTCACGTTATTTTCAAATTTTAACGATGTTGAGTTATTTCAGCATTTGTTTCGCTTTTCTGTGATTTTACTACATTATGAAGctaaatacatttttttaaatgaataagcCCCGCCAACGTTTTGTAACATTAAAActaaatattttcaaaaaagtcAAAATTTCATTTTTTGACCATTGTGATTTTTGcgatttttgtcatttttgggGCCCATTATTTCACCACATTACAAAGATACAGCTTAGAAAAAAAATCGAGGTATACACTATGTGTATGTCGGTGTATCCAGAAAATTTTGCATTTGTACAACAAAAATTGCAAGCGCTGCATCGACGCAAAACTGACCAAAAACGCAAAACAGCAAATAACGCCAAATAATGGAAACTGTGAACGTCCATATCTTTGAAACTATTTGTCATACAGCCTTGCAATTTTGCAACCTCCTTAGTTACCACACCGACTACACACATGCAACAAATAACATACTAGAAATAATTTTGAAAAAATGAGTGGTCCTACCTACTACTGTACATGGCTTCCTGTGTCGTACctaccacaatcggacgcctcgttttggcgctagaactaacttttaaaatctaaataataaattgacagcttgtaacacaaacattcttaaatcataacagatttcttttttcatcaagacgagatcagtacaactcgaggTTTTGACAGTTTTAAAAAGGGAGGCCGGAAGCAAGTCACGCAATGATCGTGTTTCACCAAggcaagcagacgaactttctgCATATCGCTTGCGTCTTTGAAGctaaccgccgccgataaggataagttcgtgtgactcgcagtcgtttgttgcattttaaattcagaggtacacaattacgtgctattgcagatacagcaagtcgcattgaaatcacaaactaaAGACCAACTTGTGATAAAAAAGGAAAGTCAGTGTGTGccacgggtccacgatggctcaaGGGTAatataaaccacgaaatctggcaGTGTGTGCtctacgcaagctaaatagccattcaaacgaacgatgtcatttaatgctgtgaAATGCTATtgtaagtgtgttccataaaggttagaactgcttatctttgtgagaagatttaaatcgttctgtaaaccatttgaggcagactagctgtgcctttaagaaataCGATAAATACAAACAAGCTGTTTGATACTGCTATCTTGAAACATATGCAGCACAAGCGGTGCTGTAACCTCTGCCCCCCACCGTTCAATCTAAACAGAAGTGCAGTAGAACCCCCCTATTAAGACCTCggcaaatctgagaaaacgggtcttaaaaaggagggagttttaaaatgtgAGTGGATTTACAgatgctatgaacagaaaatacaaaaaatCGATGTTGCCATAAAGGGAGAAGTCTTGAATTTAAttatcttaaaagggggggggggttcctttGTATTCCGAGTTCGGGTCGTTTTCAAGAACACATTTCTGAAAAACGTGTTGAACATTGTGTGGCATAgtatatctatacatataaataaaagagagtgtctgtctgtctgtgtgtgtgtgtgtgtgtctgtctgtctgtgatcgccaaagCTCCGAGAAGGGAGGGGACAGGAAGACGATGTCGTGCATGTGCACTCCTGTGACTGTGAAGATGTGCACCTGACCACCACCGCCGCTGCCGACACCGCTGCGCTGCCAGCCCTCCAATCCTcctccgcctccccccccccccccccccccccccccccaagagagaAACTTTTAGTTGTGGCTTGgctcttctaaaaaaaaaagtaaacttgccccccccccccccctttcaatccCCAgatccgacccccccccccccccccccaccaccaccacccccattcccaccaccaccgctgactccacaactaccactccCACTAGCCCTACATCATCAACACCAACCCAACCACCATCCCCAGCACCCCCATCCATCACCACCACACCccctaaaagaaaaaagaattatagCAATCTCGATGTCATCACTGCATGTCTACTAAAACGGCTACATTTCGTCTACAACACATCAAAGCACAAGCCGCGTCTGCATCCCTCAGCAGGTTCACGTCATATTCCGGAGTATTCAGATCAAAGCACGAAGCCGCGGCGTATCAGCACGATTGCAAAACTGAAGAGAATTCTCATGCCCTCGTACAGATAAAACACTCGAAAGAATTACACGCACTtgtcacacacagaaacagattgCATATAGATCTACACTTGATCATTCAAAACAACAATCGCGCTTTCTGTATATGTCTCTGAgaattcacacacgcacaccgggCACTAGCTCTCTCTGTCCTAAAATATCAATAtgtgacaagacagacagagagacaaacagacagacagacagacagagacagacagagagagaaacacacacacacacacacacacac
Encoded proteins:
- the LOC138975093 gene encoding uncharacterized protein; amino-acid sequence: MAPGASCCVVNCTNASHNWKGQKKNESLRFFRIPKVKTREGEHVKAVTERRRRSWVAAIRRTNITFEHSSDGLRVCSRHFHKGEPAYEMAETDPDWAPSLHLGHEEIKQTNLGRHERQKGRSLRKHASLQQNEVDGSSTTLQDSDCLSDGVEEELLHEQSVQVDFTSEPITALNDEVNCLREENQSLKELLDAKQMNQKAFEGNDDMVKYYTGLPSFAMLTVLLGIVQPHLPQGNRRVLSPFNMLLITLMRLRLNLPVQHIAYMFGLHRSTVTNTFVETMNVLYERLVGLIHWPDRQSLHDSMPHEFIEAFGRNVAVIIDCFEIFIEKPSNCRARSETWSNYKHNHTMKYLIGITPQGVISFLSKGWGGKASDKMITENSGFLNHLLPGDKVLADRGFDIEEIVGLACAEVKIPAFTRGKCQMHSQDIEQTRKIAHLRIHVERVIGNVVMKYTILSSTIPINLILPCEGEDVTFLDKIVVVCCALTNMCPSVV